From a single Bacillus sp. BGMRC 2118 genomic region:
- a CDS encoding DUF1878 family protein has translation MSNFKLKGEDSVESIEKRLERLEYYQKLMMDFVEHDKWPFHQLIMVRQLTEHEVNELFQLCESLTSEYKQQKAEGFISFTPLLHTFKQYLNPKLSSLEVITAMEQEKLFLPLMHVLKNAIMEEPKRR, from the coding sequence ATTTCAAATTTCAAATTGAAAGGGGAGGACAGTGTGGAATCAATTGAGAAACGATTAGAAAGGCTTGAGTATTATCAAAAGCTAATGATGGATTTTGTTGAACATGACAAGTGGCCATTCCACCAACTAATTATGGTCAGACAGTTGACGGAACATGAGGTGAATGAGCTCTTTCAGTTATGTGAATCGTTAACAAGTGAGTATAAACAACAAAAAGCGGAAGGCTTTATTAGCTTTACTCCGCTTTTGCATACATTTAAGCAATATTTAAATCCTAAATTATCAAGCTTGGAAGTGATTACGGCGATGGAACAAGAGAAGCTGTTTCTTCCATTAATGCATGTACTGAAAAATGCTATCATGGAAGAACCAAAAAGAAGGTAG